From one Lolium rigidum isolate FL_2022 chromosome 4, APGP_CSIRO_Lrig_0.1, whole genome shotgun sequence genomic stretch:
- the LOC124647875 gene encoding probable carboxylesterase 15, with protein MATVGTESQQRQHQSNVVLPDGRKVVDEVSGWLRVFDDGSIDRTWTGPPEALPLMQRVEPYAVPRDGHTLHDLPGEPDLRVYLPELKDPAGGRLPVIVQLHGGGFCISDPSWLMYHHFYARLACAVPAVVVTAQLPLAPEHRLPAQMDAGVDVLRRLRSIATSGAGALQHPVAELLREAADVSRVFLVGDSSGGNLVHHVAARVGEDGADVWAPLRIAGGVPIHPGFVRAARSRSELENTSDSVFFTLDMADKFLAMSLPEGATKDHPFTCPMGPNAPPLESVPLPPMLVAVAEKDLIRDTNLEYCDALRAAGKEVEVLINRDMSHSFYLNKFAVDMDPTTGERAQELIDAIKSFVARH; from the coding sequence ATGGCCACCGTTGGCACCGAGTCGCAGCAGCGCCAGCACCAGTCGAACGTCGTCTTGCCGGACGGTCGCAAGGTGGTGGACGAGGTGTCCGGCTGGCTGCGCGTGTTTGACGACGGCAGCATCGACCGCACCTGGACGGGGCCGCCTGAGGCTCTTCCGCTGATGCAGCGCGTGGAGCCCTATGCCGTGCCCCGCGACGGCCACACGCTCCACGACCTCCCCGGGGAGCCCGACCTCCGCGTCTACCTCCCCGAGCTCAAGGACCCTGCAGGCGGGCGcctccctgtcatcgtgcagctgCACGGCGGCGGCTTCTGCATCTCCGACCCGTCATGGCTCATGTACCACCACTTCTACGCGCGCCTCGCGTGCGCCGTCCCCGCCGTGGTGGTCACCGCGCAGCTCCCATTAGCTCCAGAGCACCGTCTGCCCGCCCAGATGGACGCGGGCGTCGACGTGCTCCGCCGCCTCCGGTCCATCGCCACGTCCGGAGCCGGCGCCCTCCAGCACCCGGTGGCGGAGCTCCTCCGCGAGGCCGCAGACGTCTCCCGGGTGTTCCTCGTCGGGGACAGCTCCGGCGGCAACCTGGTCCACCACGTGGCCGCGCGCGTCGGCGAGGATGGCGCGGACGTCTGGGCGCCGCTCCGCATCGCCGGCGGCGTCCCGATCCACCCGGGGTTCGTGCGCGCCGCGCGGAGCAGGTCGGAGCTGGAGAACACGTCGGACTCGGTGTTCTTCACGCTGGACATGGCCGACAAGTTCCTGGCCATGTCGCTCCCGGAGGGCGCCACCAAGGACCACCCGTTTACGTGCCCGATGGGCCCGAACGCGCCGCCCCTGGAGTctgtgccgctgccgccgatgctggTGGCCGTGGCGGAGAAGGACCTCATCCGCGATACCAACCTCGAGTACTGCGACGCGCTGCGTGCCGCCGGCAAGGAGGTGGAGGTGCTCATCAACCGCGACATGAGCCACTCCTTCTACCTCAACAAGTTCGCCGTCGACATGGACCCCACCACCGGGGAGCGAGCCCAGGAGCTCATCGACGCCATCAAGAGCTTCGTTGCCCGTCACTGA